The Populus nigra chromosome 19, ddPopNigr1.1, whole genome shotgun sequence genome includes a window with the following:
- the LOC133679564 gene encoding uncharacterized protein LOC133679564 yields MKQCQSAWMSHWTQTSCRKENEAPKRLGDDSGEVSHGRKHHQSLSGPEMETCSSKLVGGLGELIEGKGIDFMKDNRTMSSKKLRNEVFEGQSSFPVFKPSQDRDSVLSLKNGVSLGRTVDYLSLMPGQAPPEVEIQRRKPQFQTEDINLAPEKQVKSNSLLERSSRVVSTPIQDDFVRSTAVTVPCEFEGRRAPIQSVFYGLDHINEPGCASLVHKKKMNKNDGLLFCDPSTSNNQLRDFFGKSFRTVPNHSDFELFSSQISPRDNIKLEKLYHGSYALPSLPSVHDVGTMRMRATIDSIEEFSRGPPKFTQTTHRFFITKKTDVNLPDGAQMFRESATSTEFKGKMVTELLALSPDFGFHVKQGEQMHPLGSSTESEGKENTGNVKASAVVKENDSSADGIENTENVKTSAVDEENDSSAETDAMDIHAFCENHISGVASLQSHKDISEGQKSTASQAGVPPVRQETKGRQMNTELPDIKQQLPVLPGMARSPDDMETSTSRTQSLDVECFLPHLEHSTNSKSSDCHNAPSRLDPYSRWVKRLKPSASDSFGYGTKSSKVEEASSRRKFNKLISKMPRHRKSISEPKKSKSCGKEQAVTDQTAESPRNAKSYSTYSARKSQEITLSHAWVQRWCHKPSASPKKKPKAVVVSEPECSVATLDYQKKQFASIAAMALMGKAMNGFRPCEFRKRGSSVIWNTRGFRDELS; encoded by the exons ATGAAGCAGTGCCAGTCTGCTTGGATGTCTCATTGGACGCAAACTAGTTgcaggaaagaaaatgaagctCCAAAGCGATTAGGTGATGATTCTGGGGAAGTCAGTCATGGTAGAAAACATCATCAGTCACTTAGTGGGCCGGAGATGGAGACATGTAGTTCTAAACTTGTCGGGGGGCTTGGAGAATTAATTGAGGGGAAAGGGATCGACTTCATGAAAGATAACCGTACTATGAGTTCAAAAAAACTGAGGAATGAGGTGTTTGAGGGCCAGTCTTCTTTTCCGGTGTTCAAACCTTCTCAAGATAGGGATAGTGTTTTATCTCTGAAGAATGGTGTTTCTCTTGGTAGAACTGTTGATTATTTATCCTTAATGCCCGGACAGGCTCCTCCTGAGGTAGAAATTCAGAGAAGAAAACCCCAGTTTCAGACAGAAGATATCAACTTGGCTCCAGAGAAGCAGGTGAAGTCTAATAGTTTGCTAGAAAGGAGTAGCAGAGTCGTTTCGACACCTATTCAGGATGATTTTGTAAGGTCGACTGCAGTTACTGTGCCGTGTGAGTTTGAAGGCAGAAGGGCTCCAATTCAGTCCGTTTTCTATGGGCTTGATCACATTAATGAACCAGGCTGTGCGTCTTTGGTTCataagaagaaaatgaataaaaatgatgGTCTTCTCTTTTGTGATCCCTCAACAAGCAATAATCAGCTAAGAGATTTTTTCGGTAAGTCATTTCGGACGGTGCCAAATCATTctgattttgaattgttttctaGCCAGATCAGTCCCAGAGATaatatcaaattagaaaaattgtATCATGGATCTTATGCACTACCAAGTCTTCCCTCTGTTCATGATGTGGGGACTATGAGAATGCGTGCTACAATAGACTCCATAGAAGAATTTTCTAGAGGTCCTCCGAAGTTTACCCAGACCACTCACCGCTTTTTCATCACAAAAAAGACTGACGTAAACTTACCTGATGGTGCCCAGATGTTTAGAGAGTCAGCAACATCCACTGAATTTAAGGGGAAAATGGTGACTGAACTCCTTGCTTTGTCTCCGGATTTTGGCTTCCATGTCAAGCAAGGAGAGCAGATGCATCCTCTGGGAAGCTCCACAGAGagtgaaggaaaagaaaacactgGGAATGTCAAGGCTTCTGCAGTTGTTAAAGAGAATGATTCATCAGCTGATGGAATAGAAAACACTGAGAATGTCAAGACTTCTGCAGTCGATGAAGAGAATGATTCATCAGCTGAAACTGATGCCATGGATATTCACGCTTTCTGTGAGAATCATATATCTG GTGTGGCATCGTTGCAATCACATAAG GACATCAGCGAGGGCCAAAAGTCAACAGCTTCTCAAGCTGGAGTGCCTCCAGTCAGACAAGAAACCAAGGGCAGACAGATGAACACCGAATTACCTGATATTAAGCAACAACTTCCTGTACTTCCAGGCATGGCAAGGTCACCAGATGACATGGAGACAAGCACCTCAAGAACCCAGAGTTTGGATGTGGAATGCTTCCTTCCCCATCTTGAGCATTCTACAAATTCAAAATCCAGTGATTGCCATAACGCTCCATCGAGATTGGACCCATACAGCAGATGGGTTAAACGTCTCAAACCAAGTGCTTCAGATTCTTTTGGTTATGGTACTAAAAGTTCAAAAGTTGAAGAAGCATCATCCCGTCGGAAATTTAATAAGTTGATCAGCAAAATGCCAAGACATAGGAAAAGTATTTCAGAACCAAAGAAAAGCAAGTCTTGTGGTAAAGAGCAGGCGGTGACAGATCAGACTGCAGAGTCACCTAGGAACGCTAAATCCTATTCCACTTACTCGGCAAGGAAAAGTCAAGAAATAACACTCTCTCATGCTTGGGTTCAGAGGTGGTGTCATAAGCCATCTGCATCTCCAAAAAAGAAGCCCAAGGCTGTGGTAGTTTCTGAGCCAGAATGTTCAGTGGCAACACTAGACTACCAGAAGAAGCAGTTTGCTAGCATTGCTGCTATGGCTCTGATGGGGAAGGCCATGAATGGTTTTCGTCCATGTGAATTCAGAAAACGGGGGTCTTCTGTCATCTGGAATACCAGGGGGTTCAGAGATGAGCTTTCCTGA